In a single window of the Pontibacter russatus genome:
- a CDS encoding YwbE family protein produces the protein MDGRKRANIRPGLHVRIVLKEDQRTGHLTEGYVQDILTNSPTHPHGIKVKLETGEVGRVKEILSESES, from the coding sequence ATGGACGGAAGAAAACGCGCGAACATCAGGCCCGGCCTGCACGTACGCATCGTGCTGAAAGAAGACCAGCGCACGGGGCACCTCACCGAGGGCTATGTGCAGGACATCCTCACCAACTCGCCCACCCACCCCCACGGCATCAAAGTAAAGCTGGAAACCGGCGAGGTTGGCCGCGTGAAAGAGATACTTTCTGAGTCAGAGAGTTGA
- the radC gene encoding RadC family protein encodes MKENESTAIAPYKPLLNIKTWAEEDRPREKLLLKGKAALSDAELIAILIGSGTTKLTAVDVGKIILSAVGNDLNELAKLTVKDLTKHPGIGEAKAISIVSALELGRRRKETAAAAKTRITCSTDIYNYIKPQLLDLPHEEFWVILLNRANVVMKKESVSSGGVAGTVADPKMIFKKAIEQLASSLILVHNHPSGNLKPSAADIALTKKMKEAGQFLDLPVLDHLIFTDNDYYSFADEGVL; translated from the coding sequence GTGAAAGAGAACGAATCCACTGCCATTGCGCCTTACAAGCCGCTGCTCAACATCAAAACCTGGGCTGAGGAAGACCGCCCACGCGAGAAACTGCTACTGAAAGGCAAAGCCGCCCTGAGCGACGCCGAACTGATCGCCATCCTCATTGGCTCGGGCACTACCAAACTAACGGCGGTGGACGTGGGCAAAATTATCCTATCCGCCGTGGGCAACGACCTGAACGAGCTGGCGAAGCTGACGGTGAAGGACCTGACAAAGCACCCGGGCATCGGGGAGGCGAAGGCCATATCCATTGTGAGTGCGCTGGAACTCGGCCGCCGCCGCAAAGAGACGGCCGCTGCGGCCAAAACCCGCATCACCTGCTCCACAGACATCTATAACTACATCAAGCCGCAGTTGCTCGACCTGCCCCACGAGGAGTTTTGGGTGATACTGCTGAACCGGGCGAATGTGGTGATGAAGAAGGAGAGCGTCAGCTCGGGAGGCGTGGCGGGCACGGTGGCTGACCCAAAGATGATTTTCAAGAAGGCCATCGAGCAGTTGGCAAGCTCACTCATCCTGGTACACAACCACCCGAGTGGCAACCTCAAGCCCAGCGCCGCCGACATCGCACTCACCAAGAAAATGAAGGAAGCCGGCCAGTTCCTGGACCTGCCCGTGCTGGACCATCTCATTTTCACCGACAACGACTACTACAGCTTCGCAGATGAAGGGGTATTGTGA
- a CDS encoding DJ-1/PfpI family protein, whose translation MGNSKKILFLTGDFAEDYETMVPFQMLLMVGYEVHAVCPDKKKGDTIKTAIHDFEGDQTYTEKPGHNFQLNYAFSDINPADYEGLVIAGGRAPEYLRLNQQVLDLVRYFAENNRPLAAVCHGIQILTAARVVEGRRLTAYPAVAPEVELAGGTYVTVEATEAVVDGNFVTSPAWPGHPKFIRAFLDVLGTKIVLGQAAGAASV comes from the coding sequence ATGGGAAATTCAAAGAAAATCCTGTTCCTTACAGGTGATTTCGCAGAAGACTACGAAACCATGGTTCCTTTCCAGATGCTCCTGATGGTGGGCTACGAGGTCCACGCCGTGTGCCCGGACAAGAAAAAGGGCGACACCATCAAGACGGCCATCCACGATTTTGAGGGCGACCAGACCTACACCGAGAAACCGGGCCACAACTTCCAGCTCAATTACGCTTTCTCTGATATAAACCCTGCCGACTACGAGGGGCTGGTGATTGCCGGGGGCCGCGCCCCCGAGTACCTGCGCCTGAACCAGCAGGTGCTCGACCTCGTGCGCTACTTCGCGGAAAACAACAGGCCGCTGGCCGCTGTGTGCCACGGCATCCAGATACTGACGGCTGCCCGCGTGGTGGAAGGGCGTCGCCTGACGGCTTATCCTGCCGTTGCCCCGGAGGTGGAGCTGGCTGGCGGCACGTATGTAACCGTGGAGGCCACCGAGGCGGTGGTGGACGGCAACTTCGTGACCTCGCCTGCCTGGCCCGGCCACCCCAAATTTATCCGCGCTTTCCTGGACGTGCTCGGCACGAAGATAGTGCTGGGCCAAGCTGCCGGCGCAGCGTCTGTATAA
- a CDS encoding SRPBCC domain-containing protein yields the protein MKDFKKYYIIPAAPEEVYLALTHPLTIQAWTGDKAEMSAEPGTEFSLWDGSIVGKNLAFEEGKKIVQQWYFGEQAEDSIVTIKLHPHKYGTSAELRHTNIPDEAYEDIVEGWDNSYFGSLIEFYED from the coding sequence ATGAAAGACTTCAAGAAATACTACATCATACCGGCCGCACCCGAGGAAGTGTACCTGGCCCTGACGCACCCGCTCACCATCCAGGCCTGGACGGGCGACAAGGCAGAGATGTCGGCGGAACCCGGCACGGAGTTTTCGCTGTGGGACGGCAGCATCGTTGGCAAAAACCTGGCGTTTGAGGAGGGAAAGAAAATCGTGCAGCAGTGGTACTTCGGGGAGCAGGCCGAGGACTCCATCGTCACCATCAAGCTGCACCCGCACAAGTACGGCACCTCGGCAGAGCTCCGGCACACCAACATCCCGGATGAGGCCTACGAGGACATCGTGGAGGGCTGGGACAACAGTTACTTCGGCTCCCTGATAGAGTTTTACGAAGACTGA
- a CDS encoding cell division protein ZapA, whose product MGELAIKIRIAEREYPMRVKEEEEERIRIVGKILNERLRFFKDQFGLQDKQDLLALVAFETMVDKVKLEEEKDSHGTDIGQQLSVLEDILSTVNLK is encoded by the coding sequence ATGGGTGAATTAGCCATAAAGATTCGCATCGCGGAACGCGAGTATCCGATGCGGGTGAAGGAAGAGGAGGAAGAAAGAATCAGGATTGTCGGCAAGATTCTGAACGAGCGTTTGCGCTTTTTCAAGGATCAGTTCGGCCTGCAGGACAAGCAGGACCTGCTGGCCCTGGTGGCCTTCGAAACCATGGTCGACAAGGTGAAACTGGAGGAGGAGAAAGACTCCCACGGCACCGACATCGGGCAGCAACTTTCTGTTCTGGAAGACATCTTATCAACCGTTAACCTGAAGTAG
- the pheT gene encoding phenylalanine--tRNA ligase subunit beta has protein sequence MLISFDWLKQLIPINKDAEEVGALLTGAGLEVEGIETFDVVQGGLEGIVLGEVLTCAPHPDADRLRITTVDIGNGTPSQIVCGAPNVAAGQRVVVATVNSTLYPAGGEPFKIKKSKIRGTVSEGMICAEDEIGISASHDGIMVLETDLPNGTPASEYFGLSSDKVFEIGLTPNRADAASHYGVARDLQALTDAKAVLPSVENFNVSNTSRPVGVEVENAEACPRYAGVTVSGLKVGPSPEWMQKRLRAIGLSPINNVVDVTNYVLHELGQPLHAFDADKIKGGKIIVKTVAEGTTFRTLDGVERKLQATDLMICDTEGPMAIGGVFGGVDSGVSAETTSIFIESAYFSPDWVRRTGMAHGLKTDASFRFERGTDPNMVLHALKRAALLVQEVAGGVVSSEIVDIYPEPIGNRTISLSMERAHMLIGQHIGAERMKTILTDLGVEVTGETETHLELSVPPFKVDVTREADVVEEILRIYGFNNIGMSEHMSSTYMARFPKPYAENVTETIMGYIADNGFHEIITNSITNSNYYKRAGEAELAGLVQVVNYNSEDLDVLRKSMVFSGLEVLRRNINRRQRDLKLFELGKVYEQLEDGSTKESRRLALYMAGNVTAESWKQTSNKSTFHDLAGVVQNVLRKLNAGDFEVQPLQPSSYMRQGVAYVKNGTVIAELGPLDASVTRFMEVKEQVWYAELNWDYLLKKYKDNLVAGELPKFPEVRRDLSLVLDKNVTFDEVRRIAFRTERKLLQEVNVFDVYEGDKIDAGKKAYALSFTLLDRQQTLTDKVIDATMSRLMQQFEKQLGALIRK, from the coding sequence ATGCTGATTTCATTCGACTGGCTGAAACAACTGATCCCAATAAATAAAGACGCGGAAGAGGTGGGTGCTTTGCTGACGGGCGCTGGCCTGGAGGTAGAGGGCATCGAAACCTTCGACGTGGTGCAGGGAGGCCTGGAAGGCATTGTGCTGGGCGAGGTGCTGACCTGTGCCCCTCACCCGGACGCCGACCGCCTGCGCATCACCACCGTGGACATTGGAAATGGCACGCCCAGCCAGATTGTGTGCGGCGCGCCCAACGTGGCGGCCGGGCAACGCGTGGTGGTGGCCACCGTGAACAGCACCTTGTACCCGGCGGGCGGAGAGCCCTTCAAGATAAAGAAATCCAAAATTCGCGGGACCGTGTCGGAGGGGATGATATGCGCCGAGGACGAAATAGGCATCAGTGCGTCGCATGACGGCATCATGGTACTGGAGACAGACCTGCCGAACGGCACGCCTGCCTCGGAATATTTTGGGCTGAGCTCTGATAAGGTGTTCGAGATTGGCCTGACGCCGAACCGCGCGGATGCCGCCTCCCACTACGGCGTGGCCCGCGACCTGCAGGCACTCACTGATGCCAAAGCCGTATTGCCTTCCGTAGAAAACTTCAACGTGAGCAACACGTCGCGCCCGGTTGGGGTGGAGGTGGAGAACGCAGAGGCCTGTCCGCGCTATGCGGGCGTCACGGTGTCGGGCTTGAAAGTGGGGCCGTCGCCGGAGTGGATGCAGAAGCGTTTGCGCGCCATTGGCCTCTCACCCATCAACAACGTGGTGGATGTGACGAACTACGTGCTGCACGAATTGGGCCAGCCGCTGCACGCCTTTGATGCCGACAAAATAAAAGGCGGTAAGATCATCGTAAAAACCGTGGCAGAAGGCACCACTTTCAGAACACTGGACGGGGTGGAGCGCAAGCTGCAGGCTACCGACCTGATGATCTGCGACACTGAAGGCCCGATGGCGATTGGCGGCGTGTTCGGCGGTGTGGATTCCGGGGTTTCGGCTGAAACCACCAGCATCTTCATCGAGAGCGCGTACTTTTCCCCGGACTGGGTGCGCCGCACCGGCATGGCACACGGCCTGAAGACCGATGCCTCTTTCCGCTTCGAGCGGGGCACCGACCCGAACATGGTGCTGCATGCCCTGAAGCGTGCGGCGCTGCTGGTGCAGGAAGTGGCCGGAGGCGTGGTGTCTTCTGAGATTGTGGATATATACCCTGAACCAATCGGGAACAGGACTATTTCGTTGAGTATGGAGCGGGCGCATATGCTCATAGGGCAGCACATCGGCGCGGAGCGCATGAAAACAATCCTCACCGACTTAGGCGTGGAGGTAACCGGCGAGACGGAAACCCACCTCGAGCTGTCGGTGCCGCCGTTTAAGGTAGACGTGACCCGTGAGGCCGACGTAGTGGAGGAGATCCTCCGCATATATGGCTTCAATAACATCGGGATGAGCGAGCACATGTCCTCCACCTATATGGCCAGGTTCCCAAAACCGTATGCGGAGAACGTGACGGAAACCATTATGGGCTATATAGCGGACAATGGCTTCCACGAGATCATCACCAACTCCATCACCAACTCCAACTACTACAAACGGGCCGGCGAGGCGGAACTGGCGGGCTTGGTGCAGGTTGTCAACTACAACTCTGAGGACCTGGACGTGCTGCGCAAGAGCATGGTGTTTTCGGGGCTGGAGGTGCTGCGCCGCAACATCAACCGCCGCCAGCGCGACCTGAAGCTGTTTGAACTGGGCAAGGTATATGAGCAACTGGAGGACGGCAGCACCAAGGAGAGCCGCAGGCTCGCGTTATATATGGCTGGCAACGTAACCGCCGAAAGCTGGAAGCAGACAAGCAACAAGTCAACCTTCCATGACCTGGCGGGCGTGGTGCAGAACGTGCTGCGCAAACTGAATGCCGGAGACTTCGAGGTGCAGCCGCTGCAGCCCAGCAGCTATATGCGTCAGGGCGTCGCCTATGTAAAGAACGGTACTGTGATAGCAGAGCTCGGGCCGCTGGACGCCAGTGTTACCCGCTTCATGGAAGTGAAGGAGCAGGTTTGGTATGCCGAGCTCAACTGGGATTACCTCCTGAAGAAGTACAAAGACAACCTGGTGGCCGGGGAGCTGCCTAAATTTCCGGAAGTGCGCCGCGACCTGTCGCTCGTTCTGGATAAAAATGTTACCTTCGATGAGGTACGGCGCATCGCTTTTCGCACCGAGCGTAAGCTGCTGCAGGAAGTGAACGTGTTCGATGTGTACGAGGGCGACAAGATCGACGCCGGTAAGAAAGCCTATGCCCTCAGCTTCACGCTGCTGGACCGCCAGCAGACCCTGACCGACAAGGTGATCGACGCCACCATGAGCCGGTTGATGCAGCAATTTGAGAAACAACTGGGAGCTTTAATCCGCAAATAG
- a CDS encoding four helix bundle protein, producing MLSSSVAANYRAACRASSTAEFAAKVGVVLEESGIVPAQRLAHLKQEATELTAILSSIRKSSTNKKATL from the coding sequence GTGCTAAGCTCCTCCGTGGCTGCCAATTATCGTGCGGCCTGCCGCGCAAGCTCTACAGCTGAATTCGCCGCCAAGGTAGGTGTCGTGCTGGAGGAGTCAGGCATTGTGCCGGCGCAGCGTTTGGCGCACTTAAAGCAGGAAGCGACAGAGTTAACGGCCATCCTGTCCAGCATCAGAAAATCATCCACAAATAAGAAAGCAACTCTCTAA
- a CDS encoding pyruvate kinase, producing the protein MQQDTTELEALIAQIDTLHEEAMALEQKFAPAIGQVHPHFRKSAQNLLHYLSLRKHDIRSLQESLSQRGLSSLGRAEGHVLASLQAVRHQLCHLRACVPAEKQLAVSFHENVALLEANTEALLGTQPEKRSTRIMVTIPSEAAENYELLPRLLRAGMNCARINCAHDNEATWLQMVQLIHQAEKETGIPCKILMDLMGPKLRTGPLKEGPKLVTIRPTQNNLGQTTEAAKVWLAPADVPPPKNTDAWLPVQAEWLAQLQENDRIVFTDTRGRKRALSLMRKEGRGVIAHLFKSSYITTGMKLHIKNKAVAQRTTEVGELPPTFAPIILKKDNLLVLTRELTPGEPARYDDKGHVVQPAHISCTLPEVFTQVKEGQPILFDDGKIEGQIQEVSKAQLVVKITYASDKGSKLLHDKGINLPESKIRLNGMTDKDKEDLKFIVRHADIVNFSFVNRVEDVEVLHRELQELDAKDVGVMLKIETKEGFRNLPHLLLAVMRGYPAGIMIARGDLAVECGWLRLAEVQEEILWLCEAAHMPVVWATQVLETLAKKGRPSRAEITDAAMAQRADCVMLNKGPHVVQAIELLHDILVRMQEHQHKKTSMLRSLHVSDLENQTS; encoded by the coding sequence ATGCAGCAGGATACCACCGAGTTAGAGGCGCTGATTGCGCAAATAGACACTTTGCATGAGGAGGCGATGGCGCTGGAGCAGAAATTTGCCCCGGCCATCGGGCAGGTGCATCCCCACTTCCGGAAAAGCGCCCAGAACCTGCTCCACTACCTGTCGCTGCGCAAGCACGATATACGCAGCCTGCAGGAGAGCCTCTCGCAAAGGGGCCTCTCGTCGTTGGGGCGGGCCGAAGGGCACGTGCTGGCCAGCCTGCAGGCGGTGCGTCACCAGCTTTGCCACCTCAGGGCCTGCGTCCCCGCCGAAAAGCAGCTGGCCGTCTCTTTCCATGAGAACGTGGCGCTACTCGAAGCGAACACCGAGGCGCTGCTGGGCACACAGCCTGAGAAGCGCAGCACCCGCATCATGGTGACCATCCCCAGCGAGGCGGCAGAAAACTACGAGCTCCTGCCCCGCCTGCTCCGGGCTGGCATGAACTGCGCCCGCATCAACTGCGCCCACGACAACGAGGCCACCTGGCTGCAGATGGTGCAGCTTATACACCAGGCCGAAAAAGAGACGGGCATCCCCTGCAAAATCCTCATGGACCTGATGGGGCCGAAACTGCGCACCGGCCCCCTGAAAGAAGGCCCCAAACTCGTCACCATCCGGCCCACGCAGAACAACCTGGGCCAGACCACCGAGGCGGCCAAAGTGTGGCTGGCCCCGGCGGATGTGCCGCCCCCTAAAAACACAGACGCCTGGCTGCCTGTGCAGGCAGAGTGGCTGGCGCAACTGCAGGAGAACGACCGGATAGTTTTCACCGACACGCGCGGCCGCAAGCGCGCCCTCTCGTTGATGCGGAAAGAAGGGCGCGGCGTTATCGCCCATCTCTTCAAATCGTCTTACATCACCACGGGCATGAAGCTGCACATCAAGAACAAGGCCGTGGCGCAGCGTACCACCGAGGTAGGTGAACTGCCCCCCACCTTCGCGCCCATCATCCTCAAGAAAGACAACCTGCTGGTGCTGACCCGCGAGCTCACCCCCGGCGAGCCCGCCCGCTACGATGACAAAGGCCACGTGGTGCAGCCCGCCCATATATCCTGCACCCTGCCCGAGGTGTTTACCCAGGTAAAAGAAGGCCAGCCCATCCTGTTTGACGACGGCAAGATAGAGGGGCAGATACAGGAAGTCAGCAAGGCCCAACTGGTGGTGAAGATAACCTACGCCAGCGATAAGGGCAGCAAGCTGCTCCACGACAAGGGCATTAACCTGCCGGAAAGCAAAATCCGGCTGAACGGCATGACGGACAAGGACAAAGAGGACCTGAAGTTCATCGTCCGGCACGCTGACATCGTCAACTTCTCGTTTGTGAACCGGGTGGAGGACGTGGAGGTGCTGCACCGCGAGTTGCAGGAACTGGATGCGAAGGACGTCGGCGTGATGCTGAAGATAGAGACAAAAGAAGGCTTCCGGAACCTGCCGCACCTGCTGCTGGCCGTGATGAGGGGCTACCCGGCCGGCATCATGATTGCCCGCGGCGACCTGGCCGTGGAGTGCGGCTGGCTGCGGCTGGCCGAGGTGCAGGAAGAGATTCTGTGGCTGTGCGAGGCGGCGCACATGCCGGTGGTGTGGGCCACGCAGGTGCTGGAGACGCTGGCCAAGAAAGGGCGCCCGTCCAGGGCCGAGATTACGGACGCGGCCATGGCCCAGCGCGCCGACTGCGTAATGCTGAACAAGGGCCCGCACGTGGTGCAGGCCATCGAGTTGCTCCACGACATACTCGTGCGCATGCAGGAGCACCAGCACAAGAAAACATCGATGCTGCGCAGCCTGCACGTGTCGGACCTGGAGAACCAGACGAGTTAG
- a CDS encoding DUF1684 domain-containing protein, with protein MKRPLRLIIYAGIALVLFYFVQETFLSDDNYIKPLMQERADKDLTFRGRTNSPFTDEDRRTFDSLTYYAPDLAYRVQAQVEQLPQQDTLHMPLTDGNTDPYLRYAIATFELQGQPQRLTLYKKVNPEADEEEQFFVPFTDKTNGFETYGGGRYLDIPFEEDAETVVLDFNRAYSPFCAYNPDYVCPVPPQDNRLDIPIPAGEKTYEKNSK; from the coding sequence ATGAAACGACCACTGAGGCTGATCATATATGCCGGCATTGCGCTGGTGCTTTTCTACTTTGTGCAGGAAACCTTCCTGAGCGACGATAACTATATAAAGCCGCTGATGCAGGAGCGCGCCGACAAGGACCTCACGTTCCGGGGGCGCACCAACAGCCCCTTCACCGATGAGGATCGCCGCACCTTCGACAGCCTGACGTACTATGCGCCGGACCTGGCGTACCGCGTGCAGGCCCAGGTAGAACAACTGCCGCAGCAGGACACCCTGCACATGCCCCTGACAGACGGCAACACCGACCCTTACCTGCGCTACGCCATCGCTACTTTTGAGCTGCAGGGCCAGCCGCAGCGCCTGACGCTCTACAAGAAAGTGAATCCGGAGGCGGACGAGGAGGAACAGTTCTTCGTGCCCTTCACCGACAAGACCAACGGCTTCGAGACCTATGGCGGCGGCCGCTACCTGGATATACCCTTCGAGGAGGACGCGGAGACGGTGGTGCTGGACTTCAACCGCGCCTACAGCCCTTTCTGCGCCTACAACCCCGACTACGTGTGCCCCGTGCCGCCGCAGGACAACCGCCTGGACATACCCATTCCGGCAGGGGAGAAGACCTACGAGAAAAATAGCAAGTAG
- a CDS encoding glycoside hydrolase family 2 TIM barrel-domain containing protein — protein sequence MKNNLPKAIAFLLLAVLAQACSSTLTNDQENEQPVEKKEAVPMEPVRVEVRQENGGFQLYRGGEPYYIKGAGGTRFLDRLAAYGGNSIRTWSTDNAQEILDEAYRNGLTVTLGLDVGRERHGFDYDDPAAVEQQLTELQKEVEKYRNHPALLLWGIGNELNLNYTNPLVWDAVNDIAKMIHEVDPNHPTSTMLAGINQLEVDYIKENVPELDILAINAYGGLPDVPARVRSFGWEGPYIITEWGPTGHWESQHTSWAAAVEETSGEKAAVYKSRYESTMGRDTTHNLGSYVFLWGQKQERTPTWYGLFTEDGKETEVVDVMQYLWTGSWPENRAPHLKSLKLDGKQAEDNIFLKPDKSYNVNVDVSDPDKDELTYRYELLHESTDLKEGGDREDRPDTVPDRLTETDGDNANLQAPVQEGAYRLFVYVYDGHDNVATANIPFYVKK from the coding sequence ATGAAAAATAACCTACCCAAAGCAATTGCCTTTTTGCTCCTCGCGGTGCTGGCACAGGCCTGCTCCAGCACACTGACTAACGACCAGGAGAACGAGCAGCCTGTCGAGAAAAAGGAGGCCGTGCCGATGGAGCCCGTGCGGGTGGAGGTGCGGCAGGAAAACGGTGGTTTCCAACTCTACCGGGGCGGTGAGCCTTACTATATAAAAGGCGCGGGCGGCACCCGGTTCCTCGACCGGCTGGCGGCCTACGGCGGCAACTCCATCCGCACCTGGAGCACCGACAACGCACAGGAGATACTGGACGAAGCCTACCGGAACGGCCTGACCGTGACGCTGGGGCTGGATGTGGGCCGCGAGCGCCACGGCTTCGACTACGACGACCCGGCCGCTGTGGAGCAGCAACTGACAGAACTGCAGAAGGAGGTGGAAAAATACCGGAACCACCCCGCCCTGCTGCTCTGGGGCATCGGCAACGAGCTGAACCTGAACTACACCAACCCGCTGGTGTGGGACGCGGTGAACGACATCGCCAAAATGATTCACGAGGTGGACCCTAACCACCCCACCAGCACCATGCTGGCGGGCATCAACCAACTGGAGGTAGACTATATAAAGGAGAATGTGCCGGAGCTGGATATCCTGGCCATCAATGCCTATGGCGGCTTGCCTGACGTGCCTGCCCGCGTGCGGTCGTTCGGCTGGGAAGGGCCTTATATCATTACCGAGTGGGGCCCTACCGGCCACTGGGAAAGCCAGCACACCTCGTGGGCCGCAGCCGTGGAAGAAACCAGCGGAGAGAAGGCCGCCGTCTACAAAAGTCGCTACGAAAGCACCATGGGACGGGACACGACACACAACCTGGGCTCCTATGTGTTTTTGTGGGGGCAAAAGCAGGAGCGCACGCCCACCTGGTATGGCCTGTTCACCGAAGACGGGAAAGAGACGGAGGTGGTGGATGTGATGCAGTACCTCTGGACGGGCAGCTGGCCCGAGAACCGCGCCCCGCACCTGAAATCCTTGAAGCTGGATGGGAAACAGGCGGAGGATAACATCTTCCTGAAACCCGACAAAAGTTATAACGTGAACGTTGATGTCAGCGACCCCGACAAGGATGAGCTGACCTATAGATATGAGCTGCTCCACGAAAGCACGGACCTGAAAGAGGGTGGCGACCGCGAAGACAGGCCCGACACTGTGCCGGACCGGCTGACCGAAACGGATGGGGACAATGCCAACCTGCAGGCACCCGTGCAGGAAGGCGCTTACCGGCTGTTTGTATATGTGTATGATGGCCACGACAACGTCGCCACGGCCAACATACCCTTTTATGTAAAGAAGTAG